The Halomicronema hongdechloris C2206 genome includes a window with the following:
- the purE gene encoding 5-(carboxyamino)imidazole ribonucleotide mutase, which produces MPHPEIGIIMGSDSDLPTMQAAIQVCEDFQVAHEVAIVSAHRTPLRMVEYAQQAHSRGLKVIIAGAGGAAHLPGMVAALSPLPVIGVPVRSSHLSGLDSLYSIVQMPRGIPVATVAIGNAQNAGLLAIQILASHRPELLQQVEHYRRRLGQEVLDKQHRLDDIGYRRYRAEQFSSE; this is translated from the coding sequence ATGCCCCATCCCGAGATTGGCATTATCATGGGCAGCGACTCAGATTTGCCCACCATGCAGGCGGCCATTCAGGTGTGTGAAGACTTTCAGGTCGCCCATGAAGTCGCCATCGTGTCGGCCCATCGTACCCCATTACGCATGGTGGAGTATGCTCAACAGGCCCACTCTCGTGGCCTCAAAGTCATTATTGCTGGCGCTGGGGGAGCGGCCCACCTGCCAGGTATGGTGGCGGCCCTATCGCCCCTGCCTGTGATTGGCGTCCCAGTCAGAAGTAGTCATCTCAGTGGCCTCGACTCTCTCTACTCAATTGTCCAAATGCCTAGGGGAATTCCCGTGGCCACGGTAGCCATTGGTAATGCCCAAAATGCTGGCTTATTAGCGATTCAAATATTAGCTAGTCACCGACCTGAATTACTGCAGCAGGTCGAACACTATCGTCGACGGTTGGGCCAGGAGGTCCTGGATAAGCAGCATCGTCTAGACGATATCGGCTATCGGCGTTACCGCGCCGAACAGTTCTCCAGCGAGTAG
- a CDS encoding ammonium transporter gives MSRLVLRKKSSSRRRSSAFWDTNVPQFDEALRNFMGRRTRWTWLACLPLALVIVACWGVAAQAQDEIMAADVQTVLDNIWVLIAAFLVIFMNAGFGMLETGFCRQKNAVNILSKNLIVFALATLAFWFIGFSFMFGAGAGFIGWGSVFLGGAPELYGLSADGGLSKDTFFLFQAAFAGTAATIVSGAVAERVKFIDFVIFSVLLTGISYPITGHWVWSGDGWLGGMGFHDFAGSTVVHSVGGWAALMGAAFLGPRIGKYQDGQVNALPGHNLSIATLGCLILWIGWFGFNPGSELAADLAVPYIAVTTNIAAAAGGVAATFISWALNGKPDLSMTINGILAGLVGITAGCYVVGYAGAFWIGLIAGIIVVLSVGFFDSIKIDDPVGAVSVHLVCGAWGTLAVGLFANPNNFTQGGEGIAGLFYGGGFAQLGLQILGILSIGLFTVVAASIFWSILKATLGIRVSPEEEMKGLDIGEHGMEAYSGFLKDTSDMSGVS, from the coding sequence ATGTCTAGACTAGTGCTGCGCAAGAAATCGTCGTCTCGGAGGCGGTCGTCCGCCTTCTGGGACACTAATGTGCCTCAATTTGATGAGGCGCTGCGAAATTTCATGGGTCGTCGGACTCGCTGGACTTGGCTAGCCTGCTTACCCCTGGCCCTAGTTATTGTGGCCTGTTGGGGCGTGGCTGCCCAAGCTCAAGATGAGATCATGGCGGCTGATGTCCAAACTGTTTTGGACAACATCTGGGTCTTGATTGCGGCCTTCCTGGTGATCTTCATGAATGCCGGATTCGGTATGTTGGAGACGGGCTTTTGCCGCCAGAAGAACGCTGTCAATATCTTGTCTAAGAACCTGATCGTCTTTGCTCTGGCCACCTTGGCCTTTTGGTTTATCGGCTTCTCGTTCATGTTTGGGGCCGGGGCTGGCTTTATCGGCTGGGGTAGCGTCTTTCTAGGCGGAGCGCCTGAGTTATACGGTCTCTCTGCCGACGGCGGCTTAAGCAAGGACACGTTCTTCCTGTTCCAAGCTGCTTTCGCCGGTACAGCGGCCACGATCGTATCTGGAGCCGTGGCAGAACGGGTGAAGTTTATTGACTTCGTTATTTTCAGTGTGCTGCTGACCGGGATTTCCTATCCAATCACGGGTCACTGGGTTTGGAGCGGTGATGGTTGGCTCGGGGGCATGGGCTTCCATGACTTTGCTGGCTCTACCGTGGTGCACTCGGTTGGCGGTTGGGCTGCTCTGATGGGGGCTGCCTTCCTCGGTCCCCGCATTGGCAAGTATCAGGATGGACAAGTTAATGCTCTGCCGGGGCATAACCTCAGTATTGCGACGCTGGGCTGCTTGATTCTGTGGATCGGCTGGTTTGGGTTTAACCCCGGCTCTGAGTTAGCGGCAGATCTAGCTGTGCCCTACATTGCCGTGACTACCAACATTGCCGCTGCTGCAGGTGGTGTGGCTGCTACCTTCATCTCCTGGGCATTGAACGGTAAGCCAGACTTATCCATGACCATTAACGGTATTCTGGCTGGCTTGGTGGGTATCACCGCCGGTTGCTATGTGGTGGGCTATGCCGGAGCCTTTTGGATTGGATTGATCGCTGGCATTATCGTGGTTCTGTCGGTAGGCTTCTTTGACAGCATCAAGATCGATGATCCTGTGGGAGCGGTCTCCGTACACTTGGTATGTGGTGCCTGGGGAACCCTGGCTGTGGGGCTATTTGCCAACCCCAATAACTTTACCCAAGGTGGTGAAGGAATTGCGGGGCTATTCTATGGGGGTGGATTTGCTCAACTGGGGCTGCAGATCCTAGGGATTCTATCCATTGGCTTGTTCACCGTCGTGGCCGCCAGCATCTTCTGGTCTATCTTGAAAGCAACGCTTGGTATTCGGGTGTCGCCGGAAGAAGAGATGAAGGGCTTGGATATTGGTGAGCACGGCATGGAAGCCTACAGTGGCTTTCTCAAGGACACCAGTGATATGAGCGGCGTATCTTAG
- a CDS encoding DICT sensory domain-containing protein, with protein sequence MRNSASVVEELLRTIPQLRAQLYFKTSLTALSHAMEDQVLAGTDRPLVIASFQQARFYRQEANRYLRIADITDQVYVLSARGSGFDHCSNAYETIAFEADDSLTQEWHLVVIGQEYSACLICRERSPVTLVNRGPGSPALEQTRRFEGIWTLDRQVAQRAANMLLARIKGYRPELEAKIAQAQQLCCQPGVAITVPSDGFGSDPFAQRLVTYLQAGQYKLLKAYKAMSAQERRERLVNSITSAIRHSLDPSEIFQIAVRELGQVLQVCRCLIYRCSQDGDQVTIQYEYLQPSLPSLLGEQWPLANNPLFQRVQQQQQMLAVEDTAAADATLRQDVQALKELIQRWRIRSWLMVPLIHQQRLLGMIELHHCQATPHSWSEDDKALVDAIATQLSLAIIQAEAYAHLQDLNQQLEDLERTRSNLIAITGHELRTPLSTIQVCLESLAHEPDMPPELSQVMLQSALDDAERMRKLVQDFLTLSRLESGRIEWNLESLSLQECVDLALSSVQTHHGQQVCAQIDVTLPKTLPLVRADGEWLVEVLVKLLDNACKFTSERDRILIQATQPDPATVQVTVADTGRGIEPQRLEIVFDRFYQEEGALRRTTGGTGLGLAMCRQIIEGLGGQIWATSDGKDQGSQFHFTVPAAQDSLETESTRLGRRSQSPSRSNRRRS encoded by the coding sequence ATGCGCAACTCGGCTTCTGTTGTAGAAGAATTACTGCGGACGATTCCTCAGCTGAGGGCTCAGCTTTATTTCAAGACGTCACTGACGGCGCTGTCTCATGCTATGGAAGATCAGGTCTTGGCAGGCACTGATCGACCGTTGGTCATTGCCAGCTTTCAGCAGGCCCGGTTCTATCGCCAAGAAGCAAATCGCTATCTGAGAATTGCTGATATTACCGATCAAGTGTATGTGTTATCAGCTCGAGGCAGTGGTTTTGACCATTGCTCGAATGCCTATGAAACCATCGCCTTTGAAGCCGATGACAGTTTGACGCAGGAATGGCATTTGGTGGTGATTGGCCAGGAGTATAGCGCCTGCTTGATTTGCCGGGAACGGTCTCCTGTGACGTTGGTAAATCGAGGCCCTGGATCACCGGCCTTGGAGCAAACTCGCCGATTTGAGGGAATTTGGACCCTAGATCGCCAGGTTGCTCAGCGGGCAGCCAATATGCTCTTAGCACGAATTAAGGGCTATCGCCCCGAGCTGGAAGCTAAGATTGCTCAGGCCCAGCAGCTGTGCTGTCAGCCGGGTGTGGCCATTACGGTGCCCTCGGATGGGTTTGGCTCAGATCCCTTTGCTCAGCGATTGGTGACGTATCTCCAGGCTGGGCAGTACAAGCTGTTGAAGGCCTATAAGGCCATGTCAGCTCAGGAGCGTCGGGAGCGTCTGGTCAACTCGATCACCTCAGCAATTCGCCACTCTTTGGATCCGTCGGAAATTTTTCAAATTGCCGTGCGAGAGCTGGGACAGGTCTTGCAGGTGTGTCGATGTTTGATCTATCGCTGTAGCCAAGATGGCGATCAGGTCACGATTCAGTATGAATATTTGCAGCCGTCGCTGCCGTCGTTGTTGGGAGAGCAGTGGCCGTTGGCGAATAATCCTCTGTTCCAGCGGGTGCAGCAACAGCAGCAGATGCTCGCGGTGGAGGATACGGCGGCAGCCGATGCCACTTTACGCCAGGATGTGCAGGCCCTGAAGGAGTTGATCCAGCGCTGGCGGATTCGCTCTTGGTTGATGGTGCCCTTAATCCATCAGCAGCGCCTATTGGGGATGATTGAGCTGCATCACTGCCAGGCGACGCCCCATAGCTGGAGTGAGGATGATAAGGCGCTAGTCGATGCGATCGCAACTCAGCTCAGCTTAGCCATCATCCAAGCCGAGGCCTATGCCCATTTGCAAGACCTTAACCAGCAACTGGAAGATTTAGAGCGGACCCGTAGCAACCTAATCGCCATTACTGGCCATGAACTGCGCACACCGCTGTCCACGATTCAGGTGTGCTTAGAGAGCCTAGCCCATGAGCCTGATATGCCCCCAGAACTGAGTCAGGTCATGCTGCAGTCGGCCCTCGATGATGCCGAACGCATGCGCAAGTTGGTTCAAGACTTTCTCACCCTCTCTCGGCTGGAGAGTGGCCGCATTGAGTGGAATTTGGAATCGTTGTCCTTGCAGGAGTGTGTGGATTTAGCCCTCAGTAGTGTGCAGACTCACCATGGCCAGCAAGTCTGCGCCCAGATCGACGTCACCCTGCCAAAGACATTGCCGTTGGTGCGAGCCGACGGCGAATGGTTGGTAGAAGTACTGGTGAAGCTCCTGGATAATGCCTGCAAGTTTACCAGTGAACGCGATCGCATCCTAATTCAGGCAACCCAACCGGATCCGGCCACAGTCCAAGTTACGGTGGCTGACACAGGCCGTGGCATCGAACCACAACGACTCGAGATCGTCTTCGACCGGTTCTATCAAGAAGAAGGTGCCCTCAGGCGAACCACCGGTGGTACGGGATTAGGGCTAGCCATGTGTCGGCAAATCATAGAAGGGCTGGGTGGTCAGATCTGGGCTACCTCCGACGGCAAGGATCAAGGCAGTCAGTTCCACTTCACAGTGCCGGCAGCACAAGACAGCCTAGAGACAGAGTCGACTCGCCTAGGGCGACGGTCGCAATCCCCATCCCGCTCTAATCGGCGGCGTTCCTAG
- a CDS encoding GNAT family N-acetyltransferase, protein MWIETQRLVLRDFQRKDLPALARILANPEVMKFSPTGILSAAQTQAKIEQFMISYQAVGFGKWAVMLRSNHTLIGYCGIAIETIDGQEQPELGYRLDPTIWGQGLATEAAGAALDDGFHRCQLPYLLGLVERANTASVRVLQKLGMSYVKETLFYGLQMDLYRLNR, encoded by the coding sequence ATGTGGATTGAGACCCAACGCCTAGTTCTGCGTGACTTTCAACGGAAAGATCTGCCAGCACTCGCACGCATCCTTGCTAACCCAGAGGTCATGAAGTTCTCTCCCACAGGAATCCTGTCTGCGGCCCAGACGCAGGCAAAAATCGAACAATTTATGATCTCGTACCAGGCCGTTGGGTTTGGTAAGTGGGCAGTGATGCTCAGATCGAACCACACCTTAATTGGCTATTGTGGCATTGCCATAGAGACCATCGATGGCCAAGAGCAGCCCGAACTCGGATATCGCCTCGATCCGACGATTTGGGGGCAAGGATTGGCCACTGAAGCCGCTGGGGCAGCGCTTGATGACGGCTTTCATCGCTGCCAGCTGCCTTACCTACTCGGCCTGGTCGAGCGGGCAAACACGGCATCAGTGAGGGTATTGCAAAAGCTGGGGATGAGCTACGTCAAGGAAACGCTCTTCTATGGCCTGCAGATGGATCTCTATCGATTGAATCGCTAA
- a CDS encoding YHS domain-containing (seleno)protein, with protein MGKSSTLLSLLGLIFLAACSQPAPDLEAVIETPEVTETVEASADPEAISSETPSQNPSEAASAEPPAVFADDGIAIAGADPVAYFTQGRYVPGQAAFSYDWGGATWQFSTAEHRDLFIANPAQYAPQYGGFCAWALSQGYTAGIDPNAWKIVDGKLYLNYDQRIQRRWSQDVPGNIAKADQNWPGVLAQSPQRQ; from the coding sequence ATGGGAAAATCCTCAACTCTGTTAAGCCTGTTAGGGTTAATCTTCCTGGCCGCCTGCAGTCAGCCAGCCCCCGATCTAGAGGCTGTGATCGAGACTCCAGAGGTCACTGAGACTGTAGAGGCCTCTGCGGACCCCGAAGCGATCTCATCCGAGACGCCTTCCCAAAATCCTTCCGAAGCCGCTTCTGCAGAACCTCCAGCCGTATTTGCTGACGATGGCATTGCCATTGCCGGGGCCGATCCGGTGGCCTATTTCACCCAGGGTCGCTATGTGCCTGGCCAGGCAGCCTTTAGCTATGATTGGGGCGGGGCCACCTGGCAATTTTCCACCGCTGAGCATCGGGATTTATTTATCGCTAACCCGGCCCAATATGCCCCACAATACGGAGGCTTCTGTGCCTGGGCGCTGAGCCAAGGTTATACGGCCGGCATCGATCCCAATGCTTGGAAAATTGTAGATGGCAAGTTATATCTCAACTATGACCAGCGGATTCAGCGCCGTTGGAGCCAGGATGTGCCCGGCAATATCGCCAAGGCAGATCAAAACTGGCCAGGCGTCTTAGCGCAATCACCTCAGAGACAATAG
- a CDS encoding sensor domain-containing diguanylate cyclase, with protein MRQFLQVDRVLIYRLFQDGTGSVIAEDTAAECASILGATYSADVFSQDCHDAYIKGKIGAIDDIEASDLIPCLVEFSRQLGIKAKLIVPIVQDIYPSDGTQTWADMGVSSSYLWGLLIAHHCSPHTWQSWEIKLLQQLSLQIAIAIQQSQLYEQVQSANRHLAYLASHDGLTQVANRRRFDTYLQREWGRLAREQGPLSLILCDIDYFKLYNDTYGHPTGDVCLVRIAQVLDQVAKRPADLVARYGGEEFALVLPQTNQSGAIQVAETIQAAIAQLQIPHETSPIAQHITLSLGIACAIPTPEKSAQSLIEQADQALYIAKQQGRDRYCL; from the coding sequence GTGCGTCAGTTTCTTCAAGTCGATCGGGTGCTGATCTACCGCCTCTTTCAGGACGGTACTGGCAGCGTCATCGCCGAAGATACTGCTGCTGAGTGCGCCTCAATCTTGGGCGCAACCTACTCAGCTGATGTATTTTCCCAAGACTGTCACGATGCCTACATCAAGGGCAAAATCGGCGCCATTGACGACATCGAAGCCAGCGACCTGATCCCATGCTTGGTGGAGTTCTCGAGGCAACTGGGCATCAAAGCCAAGTTGATCGTTCCCATCGTGCAAGACATCTACCCCTCCGATGGCACCCAGACATGGGCCGATATGGGCGTATCCTCTTCTTATCTCTGGGGATTACTCATTGCCCACCACTGTAGCCCTCACACTTGGCAATCCTGGGAGATCAAATTACTGCAGCAACTATCGCTGCAAATTGCCATCGCCATTCAACAGTCTCAACTCTACGAACAGGTACAATCGGCGAATCGACACTTAGCCTATTTAGCCAGCCACGATGGCCTGACCCAAGTGGCCAATCGCCGTCGTTTCGACACGTATCTGCAGCGGGAATGGGGGCGCTTGGCCCGAGAACAGGGTCCCTTAAGCCTGATTCTGTGTGACATTGACTATTTCAAACTCTATAACGATACCTATGGCCACCCCACTGGTGATGTGTGCCTAGTGCGCATCGCCCAGGTCTTAGACCAGGTAGCCAAGCGCCCCGCCGATTTAGTGGCCCGCTATGGTGGCGAAGAATTTGCCCTAGTGCTGCCCCAAACCAATCAAAGTGGTGCCATCCAAGTGGCCGAAACCATTCAAGCCGCCATCGCCCAGCTGCAGATTCCCCACGAGACCTCCCCGATTGCCCAGCACATCACCCTCAGCCTCGGGATCGCCTGTGCAATTCCTACTCCCGAAAAATCAGCCCAGTCCTTGATTGAACAGGCTGATCAAGCCTTGTATATCGCCAAGCAACAGGGGCGCGATCGCTATTGTCTCTGA
- a CDS encoding GAF domain-containing protein, with the protein MNQPNHNAYRGDASVEASSESDRLAELRHYPILNTPPDEAFDRITTLAVRLFSVPVALIGFVGCDRIRFIAHQGLDPQHTDRAPLWDAALQSDDIYTVTDTRQLPACLANPWITEELGMRFYAAAPLKTPDGYSLGVLCLLDEHPRTLAADDRATLRDLAAITMDALDQRRVTQPAQPTPDSLLPQLQALVMNMPGMVYRYYPQTGPRPHRFTFVSPQARDLLELAPAAILADADTVIDLIHPEDVDTFEASLTHAIECFRPWSWQGRIITPSGRLKWIQGRSQAQRTLEGEAWDGLLVDISDRKQAEATLRQEFQRLSALIALQQDVAMQSPHLDAVMAVITERAQQLTHADGAVVELEDGNHLVYRAATGLAQPHIGLRLDIAHSLSGQCLTNGTLLQCDDAETDPRVDRAACRRMGLRSMVVVPLIYQANRMGILKVFSGSPSAFKESDIQTLQIMAGFLAASLHLASEFEAKNTLLQDLQASESRYRSVISALSEGVVVVQADGTITACNASAATILGIQPEDVIDRNLAQLGLQVIAADGSPRSFDDYSIVKTFRTGHPNTNVVNGILRPDGSTVWVSSNTQPLSHPGDSRPYAVVVSFTDITELRHSEIATLKRRAQRERLLQPDHPTDSAKFRSRRHSQHHRDRSASVSSSRSGADLPPLSGRYWQRHRRRYCC; encoded by the coding sequence GTGAATCAGCCCAACCATAACGCGTATCGAGGAGATGCCTCTGTTGAGGCTAGCAGTGAGTCCGACCGACTCGCTGAATTACGGCATTATCCAATTCTGAACACCCCGCCAGACGAAGCGTTTGATCGGATTACTACCCTGGCGGTGCGCCTTTTCTCGGTGCCGGTAGCACTGATCGGTTTTGTGGGATGCGATCGCATCCGGTTCATAGCCCACCAGGGCCTAGATCCCCAACACACTGACCGCGCCCCCCTCTGGGACGCCGCCCTGCAATCGGACGATATCTACACTGTTACCGATACTCGGCAACTCCCCGCCTGCCTGGCCAACCCCTGGATAACCGAGGAATTGGGCATGCGCTTCTACGCTGCCGCCCCCCTTAAAACCCCAGATGGCTATTCTCTGGGAGTCCTCTGCCTCCTGGACGAGCATCCCCGCACTCTAGCCGCAGACGACAGAGCCACCCTGCGGGATCTAGCCGCCATCACCATGGATGCCTTAGACCAACGGCGAGTCACCCAGCCGGCCCAACCCACCCCCGACTCCCTCCTCCCCCAGCTTCAGGCCCTAGTGATGAATATGCCGGGCATGGTCTATCGCTACTATCCCCAGACCGGCCCTCGCCCCCATCGCTTCACCTTCGTCAGCCCCCAGGCTCGAGATCTGTTGGAACTGGCTCCCGCGGCTATCCTGGCAGATGCCGATACCGTCATCGACCTCATCCATCCTGAGGACGTAGACACCTTTGAGGCGTCTCTCACCCATGCCATCGAATGCTTCAGGCCCTGGTCTTGGCAGGGGCGCATCATCACCCCATCAGGACGGCTGAAATGGATCCAGGGACGCTCTCAAGCCCAACGGACACTCGAGGGAGAGGCCTGGGACGGTTTGTTAGTAGACATTAGCGATCGCAAACAAGCAGAAGCGACCCTAAGACAAGAATTTCAGAGGCTTTCGGCTCTCATTGCCCTGCAGCAAGACGTGGCCATGCAGTCGCCCCATCTAGATGCCGTCATGGCCGTGATCACAGAGCGGGCCCAGCAACTAACCCACGCCGACGGTGCCGTAGTGGAACTAGAGGACGGGAATCACCTGGTCTATCGAGCCGCCACAGGGTTAGCCCAGCCCCATATTGGCTTGCGCTTAGACATCGCCCACAGTCTCTCTGGTCAGTGTCTGACCAACGGCACCCTTCTCCAGTGTGATGACGCCGAGACAGACCCTCGGGTCGATCGGGCGGCCTGTCGTCGCATGGGACTACGCTCGATGGTGGTGGTGCCCTTGATTTATCAAGCCAACCGGATGGGGATTTTAAAGGTATTCTCCGGCTCCCCCTCTGCCTTTAAGGAATCCGACATCCAAACCTTACAAATCATGGCCGGTTTCTTAGCCGCTAGCCTGCATCTTGCCTCTGAATTCGAGGCTAAAAATACCTTGCTGCAGGACTTACAGGCTAGCGAGAGCCGCTATCGCTCCGTCATCTCGGCCCTATCAGAAGGGGTTGTCGTCGTGCAGGCCGACGGCACCATTACCGCCTGCAATGCCAGTGCCGCCACAATACTAGGGATACAGCCTGAGGACGTCATCGACCGCAACCTAGCCCAGCTGGGGCTACAGGTGATCGCCGCAGACGGCTCCCCCCGCTCCTTCGACGACTACTCGATTGTCAAGACCTTCCGCACTGGCCATCCCAACACCAATGTCGTGAATGGCATTCTCAGGCCAGATGGCAGCACTGTCTGGGTGTCCAGTAATACCCAGCCGTTGTCGCATCCTGGTGACTCACGCCCTTATGCCGTGGTGGTCTCATTTACCGATATCACCGAGCTGAGACACTCGGAAATTGCTACCCTAAAGCGCCGAGCCCAGCGAGAACGCCTGCTTCAGCCAGATCACCCAACGGATTCGGCAAAGTTTAGATCTAGACGACATTCTCAACACCACCGTGATCGAAGTGCGTCAGTTTCTTCAAGTCGATCGGGTGCTGATCTACCGCCTCTTTCAGGACGGTACTGGCAGCGTCATCGCCGAAGATACTGCTGCTGA
- a CDS encoding sensor histidine kinase gives MRDLGQSLAEKIDQVVENWINSVHQDTEIESTRKLTHQAIRNSLPEVLQELANLLSHHQLHDGERLERRSLYHGSMRAQQGYDTAEIVREYRLLRQTVLLALDPDLLTGSPAEILSAIRTIDDVLDEIISASLESYIESRLTELRQIQGQLTLTNQELIRLVKAQKESLSFMAHELKNPLNSIIGHSSLLLRQQRKKLKGKDVTTNLDGLERVLRNGRRLLQIINDTLEISRYNEGQVQLNLEPVNVGELIQEIIEDALEPLAVEKNLNLAVDMADAPKEVLTDSLRLQQIVTNLVANAIHYTDEGRVRIACRSLESDGWQITVADTGIGISAADRARIFDPYVQAKPSPQAEGSAGLGLAIVQRIVTLMNGTIEVTSEVGQGSVFTVTLPLLQPE, from the coding sequence ATGAGAGATTTAGGACAGTCTCTGGCAGAGAAAATCGATCAGGTTGTAGAGAACTGGATTAACTCTGTTCATCAAGATACTGAGATTGAAAGTACCCGCAAGTTAACCCATCAGGCGATCAGAAATAGCTTGCCAGAAGTGCTGCAGGAATTAGCCAATTTGTTGTCCCATCATCAGCTTCATGATGGGGAAAGATTGGAGCGGCGAAGCTTGTATCATGGCTCTATGCGAGCTCAGCAGGGCTATGATACTGCCGAGATTGTACGGGAATATCGACTGCTGAGGCAAACGGTCTTATTGGCATTAGACCCGGATTTATTAACCGGTTCCCCGGCCGAAATTTTAAGTGCAATACGTACCATCGATGATGTGTTAGATGAGATTATTTCGGCTAGCCTAGAAAGTTATATTGAGTCTCGCTTGACGGAGCTTAGGCAGATACAAGGCCAGTTAACCCTGACTAACCAAGAGTTAATTCGTCTGGTCAAGGCTCAAAAAGAGAGTCTGTCTTTCATGGCCCATGAGCTCAAGAATCCCTTGAACTCGATTATTGGCCATTCCAGTTTGCTGCTGCGGCAACAGCGCAAGAAACTGAAGGGCAAGGATGTGACCACCAACTTGGATGGCCTAGAAAGGGTGTTGAGGAATGGCCGCAGGTTACTGCAAATCATTAACGACACGTTGGAAATCTCTCGGTATAACGAAGGGCAAGTTCAGCTTAATTTAGAACCTGTCAACGTGGGTGAATTGATCCAAGAAATCATTGAAGATGCCCTAGAACCCCTGGCGGTAGAAAAAAACTTGAACTTGGCGGTTGATATGGCAGATGCTCCTAAGGAGGTGCTGACCGATTCGCTACGGTTGCAGCAAATTGTCACCAATCTGGTGGCCAATGCAATTCATTACACGGATGAGGGTAGGGTCAGAATTGCCTGCCGTTCCCTAGAATCTGATGGGTGGCAGATCACGGTGGCGGATACCGGCATCGGTATCTCAGCAGCCGATCGAGCCCGCATTTTTGATCCCTACGTTCAGGCCAAGCCGTCTCCCCAGGCAGAAGGCAGTGCCGGATTAGGGCTGGCTATCGTACAACGCATCGTCACGCTGATGAATGGCACTATTGAGGTCACCTCTGAGGTGGGGCAGGGATCTGTGTTTACGGTGACACTGCCACTGCTGCAACCTGAGTAG
- a CDS encoding NUDIX hydrolase: MGNPPVEVAIAVLYQQGRFLLQLRDNIPNILYPGYWAFFGGHLEPGEDAFTGVKRELLEEIGYAPPRLDLFQRRMSNTIIRNVFHGPLTVPVESLQLNEGWDLGLCSIADVRRGACYSPKAQEERPLGPPHQEILLMFLEHYPSFDT; encoded by the coding sequence ATGGGTAATCCGCCAGTCGAAGTTGCGATCGCAGTGCTCTATCAACAGGGGCGCTTTTTATTACAGCTGCGAGATAACATCCCCAACATTCTATATCCAGGCTATTGGGCCTTCTTTGGCGGCCACTTAGAGCCGGGCGAAGACGCTTTCACCGGGGTGAAGCGGGAATTACTAGAAGAGATTGGCTATGCCCCTCCTCGCCTAGATCTATTCCAGCGGCGCATGTCAAACACCATTATCCGCAACGTCTTTCACGGCCCTCTCACCGTCCCCGTCGAGTCACTGCAGCTGAACGAAGGCTGGGATTTAGGGCTCTGCAGCATTGCAGATGTTCGACGTGGAGCTTGCTACTCTCCCAAAGCTCAAGAGGAGCGTCCCCTGGGGCCCCCCCACCAAGAGATTTTGCTGATGTTCCTAGAACACTACCCGTCCTTTGATACCTGA